The following coding sequences are from one Paenibacillus tundrae window:
- the mraY gene encoding phospho-N-acetylmuramoyl-pentapeptide-transferase, whose protein sequence is MDFQVLLLTIGVSFILAVIAAPLLIPLLRRMKFGQQVREDGPQSHLKKSGTPTMGGVVILLAFTLAFLKFSAVKNTDFYVLLVATLGFGLIGFLDDYIKIVFKRSLGLTARQKMLGQLFFSAVMCYLLIQNGHSTAISIPGTSVSFDWTGWFYYPFVVFMMLAITNAVNFTDGLDGLLSGISAIAFGAFAIVAMQATSMPAAVCAAAMIGAVLGFLVYNAHPAKVFMGDTGSLGIGGAIGAVAIVTKTELLFVIIGGVFVIEILSVVIQVISFKTRGKRVFKMSPIHHHFELSGWSEWRVVITFWAVGAILAALGLYLNKGL, encoded by the coding sequence ATGGATTTCCAGGTATTACTGTTAACAATCGGCGTTTCATTTATTCTGGCGGTGATTGCCGCACCGCTCCTGATTCCATTGCTGCGTCGTATGAAATTCGGGCAGCAGGTAAGGGAGGATGGCCCACAGAGCCATCTCAAAAAAAGCGGAACACCTACAATGGGCGGAGTCGTGATTTTGCTCGCGTTCACATTGGCATTTTTGAAATTTTCAGCAGTTAAGAATACAGACTTTTATGTCCTGCTTGTAGCTACACTGGGCTTTGGTCTGATTGGATTCTTAGATGATTACATCAAAATCGTATTTAAACGTTCGCTTGGACTGACAGCTAGACAAAAAATGCTTGGTCAGTTGTTCTTCAGTGCAGTGATGTGTTACTTGTTAATTCAAAATGGACACAGCACGGCGATCTCTATCCCAGGGACATCGGTTTCCTTCGATTGGACCGGATGGTTCTATTATCCGTTTGTAGTGTTCATGATGCTGGCGATCACCAATGCGGTTAACTTTACCGATGGACTAGACGGGTTGTTATCCGGAATTAGCGCCATAGCTTTCGGAGCATTCGCCATTGTTGCAATGCAAGCCACTTCAATGCCTGCTGCGGTGTGTGCGGCTGCGATGATTGGTGCTGTACTTGGTTTTCTTGTATACAACGCACATCCTGCTAAAGTATTTATGGGAGATACCGGTTCTCTTGGGATCGGTGGAGCCATTGGTGCAGTAGCTATTGTAACCAAGACAGAACTGCTTTTCGTCATTATCGGCGGTGTGTTCGTGATTGAGATTCTATCTGTTGTTATTCAGGTGATATCTTTCAAGACACGAGGCAAACGTGTGTTCAAAATGAGTCCCATTCATCACCACTTTGAATTAAGTGGATGGTCTGAATGGAGAGTTGTAATTACCTTTTGGGCGGTAGGCGCAATTCTGGCCGCTCTTGGACTTTATCTCAACAAGGGGTTGTAG
- a CDS encoding UDP-N-acetylmuramoyl-tripeptide--D-alanyl-D-alanine ligase encodes MKRTLAQLAEMCGGTLCDATAYGETLVEGVYTDSRKRAVGSLFIPLVGERFDGHEFVPTCLETGASAALWQKDHGTAPQGAIILVEDTLLALQALASAYLNESRASVVGITGSNGKTTTKDIVDAVLSTTYKVHKTQGNFNNHIGLPLTVLSMNEDTEIIILEMGMSGRGEIEVLSKIAQPDVAIITNIGESHLLQLGSRLEIARAKVEIAAGMKPSGVLIYNGDEPLIAQVLAEPSTIKPNNMQRVTFGLQTDNDDYPTGIMNAPSGVVFTSKQSAEAAYTLPLLGTHNVVNCLAALAVARHFEVKSEQIAEGLSRLKLTGMRIEVLQSSSGLTILNDAYNASPTSMKAAVDVLESLRGYRFKVAVLGDMLELGPQEKELHYGIGAYVTPDKMDMVLTYGSLAASIAEGAKQHMPAEAVLAFDNKEELTRYLMEKLQPKDVVLFKASRGMKLEDVVEALKIAPLQK; translated from the coding sequence ATAAAAAGAACATTGGCACAATTGGCGGAGATGTGCGGAGGAACGTTGTGTGACGCTACCGCATATGGTGAGACGCTTGTAGAAGGCGTATATACAGACTCACGTAAGCGAGCGGTCGGTAGCTTGTTTATTCCGCTTGTGGGTGAGAGGTTTGACGGGCACGAATTTGTGCCAACCTGTTTAGAGACAGGAGCTTCAGCTGCGCTATGGCAAAAGGATCATGGGACTGCTCCTCAAGGAGCGATCATCCTTGTTGAAGACACGCTACTCGCACTACAGGCGCTTGCTTCAGCTTATCTGAACGAGAGTCGTGCATCCGTTGTAGGCATTACCGGCAGTAATGGTAAAACCACAACAAAAGATATTGTGGATGCGGTTCTGTCTACGACGTACAAAGTACACAAAACGCAAGGTAACTTTAATAATCATATCGGTTTGCCACTGACCGTTCTTTCCATGAACGAGGACACCGAAATTATTATTTTGGAAATGGGCATGAGTGGACGGGGAGAAATTGAGGTACTATCCAAAATCGCCCAGCCTGATGTGGCAATCATTACGAATATCGGAGAATCTCATCTTCTTCAGTTGGGATCTCGTTTGGAGATTGCTAGAGCCAAAGTTGAAATTGCAGCAGGTATGAAGCCAAGCGGTGTGTTGATCTACAACGGAGACGAGCCGTTAATCGCTCAAGTGCTGGCTGAACCATCAACGATAAAGCCAAATAACATGCAGCGAGTTACATTTGGACTTCAAACCGATAACGATGATTATCCAACAGGCATCATGAATGCTCCGAGTGGCGTTGTGTTTACGAGTAAACAATCGGCAGAAGCAGCCTATACGCTTCCACTGCTAGGTACTCATAATGTAGTGAATTGTCTGGCAGCTCTTGCTGTCGCGCGTCACTTCGAAGTGAAATCGGAGCAGATTGCTGAGGGGTTATCTCGATTAAAGCTCACAGGTATGCGTATTGAAGTCCTCCAGTCCTCCAGTGGGCTCACGATACTTAACGATGCTTATAATGCCAGTCCAACCTCGATGAAAGCAGCGGTGGACGTTCTTGAGAGTTTACGAGGATATCGTTTCAAAGTCGCTGTACTAGGAGATATGCTTGAACTAGGACCACAAGAGAAAGAGCTCCACTATGGCATTGGGGCGTATGTGACTCCAGATAAGATGGATATGGTACTGACATATGGCTCGCTTGCTGCAAGTATCGCTGAAGGGGCTAAGCAGCATATGCCGGCGGAAGCCGTTCTAGCTTTTGATAATAAAGAGGAACTGACCCGTTACCTTATGGAGAAGCTCCAGCCAAAAGATGTTGTCTTGTTCAAAGCTTCCCGGGGGATGAAACTTGAGGACGTGGTCGAAGCACTAAAAATAGCACCATTACAGAAATGA
- the murG gene encoding undecaprenyldiphospho-muramoylpentapeptide beta-N-acetylglucosaminyltransferase: MRVVLSGGGTGGHIYPAVAIARQLEAENPDSTFLYIGGTRGLESKLVPQENIPFQSIDITGFRRKLSIDNLKTVMRFIQGVSKSKKMLKEFKPDVVIGTGGYVCGPVVYAAAKLGIPSIIHEQNAIPGLTNKFLTRYVNTVAVSFEGAEKAFSGAKRVIYTGNPRATTVAKASRDRGFATLGVPMDSRVVLVVGGSRGAKAINKAMVDMAPRLAGLDDVHVVYVTGDTYFDETREAIRSSLGTMPNHLHVLPYVHNMPEVLACTSLIVNRAGASFLAEITSLGIPSILIPSPNVTNNHQEANARTLEGGGASITMLEKDLTGQKLYETIAGIMNDEGARRKMAAASKQLGKPDAAEVLVNEIRRLAVHR, encoded by the coding sequence ATGCGAGTCGTTCTAAGCGGCGGCGGTACGGGTGGACATATCTATCCGGCTGTTGCCATAGCAAGGCAATTGGAGGCGGAAAATCCCGACTCGACATTTTTATATATTGGAGGAACCCGAGGTTTGGAAAGCAAACTGGTGCCTCAAGAAAATATTCCGTTTCAATCCATCGACATTACAGGTTTCCGTAGGAAACTGTCGATCGACAACTTGAAGACCGTCATGCGATTTATTCAAGGTGTTAGCAAATCCAAAAAAATGCTCAAGGAATTTAAGCCTGATGTCGTTATTGGTACGGGTGGATATGTATGCGGTCCAGTCGTTTACGCTGCGGCCAAGCTAGGTATTCCAAGTATTATTCACGAACAGAATGCCATTCCAGGTCTGACTAACAAGTTCCTCACACGTTATGTGAATACCGTAGCGGTTAGCTTTGAAGGGGCTGAAAAAGCATTCTCTGGCGCTAAACGAGTCATCTATACAGGGAATCCGCGTGCAACGACAGTTGCTAAGGCAAGCCGTGATCGCGGTTTTGCTACGTTGGGGGTTCCGATGGATAGTCGCGTTGTCCTTGTTGTAGGGGGCAGTCGCGGAGCCAAGGCAATCAACAAAGCAATGGTAGATATGGCGCCTAGGTTAGCTGGGCTGGATGATGTTCATGTCGTATACGTCACCGGCGATACCTATTTCGATGAAACAAGAGAAGCGATCCGAAGTTCGCTCGGCACGATGCCTAATCATCTGCACGTACTGCCTTATGTACACAATATGCCTGAAGTGCTTGCTTGTACTTCCCTTATTGTGAATCGTGCAGGGGCGTCATTCCTTGCGGAAATTACGTCACTTGGCATTCCATCTATTCTTATCCCTTCACCAAATGTAACAAACAATCATCAGGAAGCGAATGCTCGCACGCTTGAAGGTGGAGGAGCATCTATAACGATGTTGGAAAAGGATCTAACGGGTCAAAAACTCTATGAAACGATTGCTGGCATCATGAATGATGAGGGAGCTCGCAGGAAGATGGCTGCAGCATCCAAACAGCTTGGCAAACCCGATGCAGCCGAGGTGCTTGTGAATGAAATTCGGCGACTCGCTGTGCACCGCTAA
- the spoVE gene encoding stage V sporulation protein E: MKQSRPAPDLWLLICIMALLAIGIIMVYSAGSVLAFHDYGDSFYFAKRQLLFAGLGLAAMFVTANVDYRVWRKYAKPILIACFIMLIAVLIPGIGVVRGGARSWLGIGSFGIQPSEFMKLGMILFLAHWLSKDPGKIKTFTTGLLPPLGLMGLAFGIIMLQPDLGTGTVMMGASMLIVFTAGARMKHLMFLALGGVAGFAALIAAAPYRLKRITAFLDPWSDPLGAGYQIIQSLYAIGPGGLAGLGLGMSRQKYSYVPEPQTDFIFSILAEELGFIGGLIVLLLFLVLVWRGMRVAMTVPDAFGSLLGVGIVGMVAVQVIINIGVVIGLMPVTGITLPLISYGGSSLTLMLTALGILLNLSRYAR, translated from the coding sequence ATGAAACAGTCGCGACCGGCGCCAGATCTCTGGCTCCTGATTTGTATTATGGCATTGCTTGCCATCGGCATTATTATGGTATACAGTGCAGGTTCGGTGCTTGCTTTCCACGACTATGGGGATTCGTTTTACTTTGCCAAAAGACAACTGCTGTTCGCAGGACTTGGACTTGCCGCTATGTTTGTAACGGCAAATGTGGATTACCGTGTTTGGAGGAAGTATGCGAAGCCGATTTTGATTGCCTGTTTTATTATGCTGATTGCTGTACTGATTCCGGGCATTGGTGTTGTCCGCGGTGGAGCGCGGAGCTGGCTTGGCATTGGTTCGTTTGGTATTCAGCCTTCCGAATTTATGAAGCTAGGCATGATATTGTTTTTGGCACACTGGCTTAGTAAAGACCCTGGGAAAATCAAGACCTTCACCACCGGTTTGTTACCACCACTTGGATTGATGGGGTTGGCATTTGGCATTATTATGCTGCAGCCCGATTTGGGGACAGGCACAGTTATGATGGGGGCATCCATGTTGATTGTGTTTACGGCAGGTGCACGCATGAAACATTTAATGTTCCTCGCTTTGGGTGGTGTGGCTGGATTTGCGGCATTGATCGCGGCGGCACCTTACCGTTTGAAACGGATTACAGCCTTTCTAGATCCATGGTCTGACCCACTGGGCGCAGGTTATCAGATTATTCAATCGTTATATGCGATTGGGCCAGGAGGACTCGCGGGTCTTGGATTAGGTATGAGCCGTCAGAAGTATAGCTATGTGCCTGAGCCACAAACGGACTTTATTTTTTCTATTTTGGCCGAGGAGTTAGGCTTTATCGGTGGATTAATCGTTTTGCTTTTATTTCTAGTATTAGTCTGGAGAGGTATGCGTGTAGCAATGACTGTTCCTGATGCCTTTGGCAGCTTGCTCGGTGTAGGGATTGTAGGTATGGTTGCTGTTCAGGTGATCATTAACATCGGGGTTGTTATTGGGCTCATGCCTGTTACAGGGATTACACTACCGTTAATCAGTTATGGTGGGTCGTCTCTAACGCTTATGCTTACTGCTCTAGGTATTTTATTAAACTTATCCCGTTATGCGAGGTGA
- the murD gene encoding UDP-N-acetylmuramoyl-L-alanine--D-glutamate ligase: MNHPESYRGQQVVVLGLAKSGVQVAKVLHHVGAIVTVNDKKERQQCPEASELEALGISVVCGGHPDDLIHSEVKLVVKNPGIPYQAPPVQQALNLGIEVVTEVEVAYHLCAAPMIGITGSNGKTTTTTWVGKMLQHAGLQPIVAGNIGTPLSEAAQQATADNWMVVELSSFQLKGTTDFRPRIASLLNVAETHLDYHGDMDDYVASKAKLFSNQQSDDIAILNWDDPVCRGLVPYIKSKLLPFSMTETLEVGVYAEPPYVDGEEDDVKRQVIYADEQGNRHVIVDVENIGIPGRFNVENALAAVAIAVSAGADPAMLAAPLTEFKGVEHRLEYVLQHDGATYFNNSKATNSKATVMALNSFKEPVVLIAGGLDRGSDMMELLPLFQERVKAVVALGENRAKIAHVAELAGLKQIKVVDNEEDAAKTLTAAVQEASKLAAPGDVVLLSPACASWDMFASYEERGRIFKEAAHNL; the protein is encoded by the coding sequence ATGAACCATCCTGAATCGTATCGCGGACAACAAGTTGTAGTACTAGGACTTGCCAAGAGTGGTGTGCAGGTAGCTAAAGTACTGCATCACGTTGGGGCAATCGTCACAGTGAATGATAAAAAAGAAAGACAACAGTGTCCCGAAGCATCCGAATTGGAGGCTTTGGGAATTTCTGTTGTATGCGGAGGGCATCCGGACGATCTGATTCACAGCGAGGTGAAGCTAGTGGTCAAGAATCCTGGGATTCCTTATCAAGCTCCACCAGTTCAGCAAGCACTGAATTTAGGTATTGAGGTCGTGACAGAAGTTGAGGTTGCCTATCACTTGTGTGCTGCTCCGATGATTGGAATTACAGGCTCCAATGGGAAAACCACCACGACAACATGGGTAGGCAAGATGCTTCAGCATGCAGGCTTGCAGCCTATCGTTGCTGGCAATATCGGAACCCCGCTTTCCGAGGCAGCGCAACAAGCCACTGCCGATAATTGGATGGTCGTGGAGCTCAGTAGCTTCCAACTCAAAGGTACCACCGATTTCCGTCCACGGATTGCTAGTCTACTCAATGTAGCCGAGACTCACCTGGACTACCATGGGGATATGGATGATTATGTGGCTTCCAAAGCCAAATTGTTCTCCAATCAGCAATCGGATGATATCGCCATTCTGAACTGGGATGATCCGGTATGTCGCGGACTTGTACCCTACATCAAGAGCAAACTGCTGCCGTTCTCCATGACCGAGACGCTAGAAGTAGGTGTATATGCTGAACCTCCTTATGTGGATGGCGAAGAGGATGATGTGAAGCGTCAAGTGATCTATGCGGATGAGCAAGGTAATCGTCATGTGATTGTTGATGTGGAGAACATTGGTATTCCCGGCAGATTCAATGTAGAGAACGCACTGGCAGCTGTAGCTATAGCGGTATCCGCTGGAGCCGATCCTGCTATGCTTGCAGCTCCTCTTACGGAGTTCAAGGGAGTGGAACATCGACTGGAATATGTATTGCAGCATGACGGTGCTACATACTTCAATAACTCCAAAGCAACCAATTCCAAAGCTACGGTTATGGCGCTGAATTCTTTCAAAGAGCCCGTTGTACTTATAGCAGGTGGACTGGATCGGGGTTCAGATATGATGGAGCTCTTACCATTGTTCCAGGAACGAGTAAAGGCAGTTGTTGCACTCGGTGAGAATCGTGCAAAAATCGCTCATGTAGCTGAGCTAGCTGGGTTAAAGCAAATTAAGGTCGTCGATAATGAGGAGGACGCTGCCAAGACGTTAACCGCTGCAGTGCAGGAAGCATCTAAGCTTGCGGCTCCAGGTGATGTAGTTCTTTTATCACCAGCATGCGCAAGTTGGGACATGTTTGCATCCTATGAAGAGCGGGGACGCATTTTTAAAGAGGCGGCGCATAACTTGTAA